DNA from Deltaproteobacteria bacterium:
CTCAGATATCCCCCCTGCCAGCGAGGCGGGGTTGGCAACCCCCTGTAGTGAGATGACGTTAAAGGACTTGATCATGCCTGAGACGGTCCCCAGCAGCCCCAGAAGGGGGGCAATTCCCGCTATGGTGCCGATCACATTTATGTACCTCTCCAGGGATGCCACTTCCCTCCTGCCCACTTCTTCTATCCTCTCCTTGATGACCTCCCGCCTCTTGCCGTAATTTTCTATCCCCACCCTGATCACATGGGCAATAGAGGAGTTATCCCGCTTGCATAGGGTGACGGCCTCAGGGAGTTTTCTCCTCATCACCAAGTCCTCCACTTCTATCAAGAAATCTCGTGGGATGACCCTGCTTATGCGCAGAACCCATATCCGCTCCAAAAATATCCCCACGGCAACGATGGAGCAAAGGGCAATAGGATACATCAAGATTCCACCTTTCAGGAATAGATCGTACATATCATCCTCCTAGTCCTTTTCCTCTCTCTTTTTTCTTCTCCCCTTTTCATCTATCCTTTTCAACATCTCGCGCGCCTTCTTCCCTTCTTCCCCCTGGGGGGAGAAGGTCAGTACCTTCCGGTATACCTGGGCTGCCTCATCCCACTCTTCCCGCTCTACATAGATCTCTCCAGCCTGTAAGAGGGCCCTCACCGCTGTCCCCTTCTGCTCCGGATAGAGATAATGCACCCTCATCAATTCGGTGAGGGCAGTCCCCTTGTCCTTTAATTTTAGATAGGACTCTCCGATCCCAAGCTGGGCCAATGCCTTGACCTGCCTCTTCTCACACCCCAAGGCCTTCTTGTATGCAACCAGGGCATCTTGATATTTACCATCCCCCAAATATATCTCCCCCATCTTGAGCCATGCATCCCCTGCCAGATCCCCCCCGGGATAGCTGGTGACAAACTCTCTCAACACCTGCAGGGCCTTCTCAGGGCGCCCCGTGGCCTGGTAGGCCATAACTGCCCTGAGCCAGCCCCTCTCTGCCACACCCACACCCCCCATCCTCATCAGCTCCTCATAGTAGGCGATGGCCTCTCTATACTCTCCCTTTTGGAAGTGGATCTCACCGAGCTGGAAGATGGCCTGGGGGTAATAGGGGTTGTCCCCCCTGCTTGAGACCCCCTTCAGTACCTTTGCTGCTTCCATCGATCTACCCATTTGTAGAAGCAATTCAGCCCATCTCAGTCTGGCTTCGTCAGCCAGAGGGAGGGTAGGATAGTTGGTGATGATCCTCCTGTACGTCTTAGCGGCCTGAGCCCGATCTGCCCGATGTCGATAAAAATCACCCAAGAGAAGAAGGACATTGACCCCCACTGGGTGGACAGGGTGCCTCTGGAGAAAGGCCTCTGACCACTCCTTAAAGTTATCATACTTCCCCCCCCGATAAAAGGACAAAATGACCCCCCACTCGGCCTCCGGGACCTCTGGGGCCTTGGGGTGATCCTTTATCACTTTTAGATAGGAGACCACCGCCTTCAAGGGTTTTTCGAGGTTATAGTAGCTATCACCTATCTTCATCAGGGCCTTGG
Protein-coding regions in this window:
- a CDS encoding MotA/TolQ/ExbB proton channel family protein, producing the protein MYDLFLKGGILMYPIALCSIVAVGIFLERIWVLRISRVIPRDFLIEVEDLVMRRKLPEAVTLCKRDNSSIAHVIRVGIENYGKRREVIKERIEEVGRREVASLERYINVIGTIAGIAPLLGLLGTVSGMIKSFNVISLQGVANPASLAGGISEALVTTAAGLVVAIPAFVIYRYLMNKADSLILEMEENSIRMVDLLKKED